The proteins below are encoded in one region of Aeromonas jandaei:
- a CDS encoding paraquat-inducible protein A: MMEPGSVIVCPACDLLIQRKALPLRRHAHCPRCHQHLYGRYAFRPSQLMALTITGFLLLPSAFFEPLIYLRLAGLNSDANLLHGIFVLFGEGEFWVASLVLWCAVLAPIGLLTGIFALASGLAKRWHLLAPTLKAVEVFRHWAMLEVYIVSLLVALFKLIDIADVRLGGGLLSLGILMLLNMSLLILFDPSPYWDRIPLKEKGDDQRP, encoded by the coding sequence ATGATGGAGCCCGGTTCCGTGATCGTCTGTCCGGCGTGCGACTTGCTTATCCAGCGCAAGGCGCTGCCGCTGCGTCGTCATGCCCACTGCCCTCGCTGTCACCAGCATCTCTATGGCCGTTATGCTTTTCGTCCCTCTCAATTGATGGCGCTGACCATCACCGGATTTCTGCTGCTCCCCTCCGCCTTTTTCGAACCCCTCATCTATCTGCGGCTGGCTGGCCTCAACTCAGATGCCAACTTGTTGCACGGGATTTTTGTGCTGTTTGGCGAGGGGGAGTTCTGGGTTGCTTCCCTGGTGCTCTGGTGCGCCGTGCTGGCCCCCATTGGTCTGTTGACCGGGATCTTTGCGCTGGCATCGGGTCTGGCCAAACGCTGGCATCTCCTTGCGCCGACCTTGAAGGCCGTCGAAGTGTTTCGTCACTGGGCCATGCTGGAGGTTTATATCGTCAGCCTGCTGGTTGCCCTGTTCAAACTGATCGATATCGCCGATGTCAGGTTGGGTGGCGGGCTGCTCAGCCTCGGCATTCTGATGCTGCTCAACATGAGTTTGCTGATCCTCTTTGATCCGTCCCCCTATTGGGATCGGATCCCGCTCAAGGAGAAAGGCGATGACCAGCGCCCGTGA
- the prpB gene encoding methylisocitrate lyase — MSSLPPSAGLRFRTALANEKPLQIVGTINAYMALMAERSGFQALYLSGAGVANASYGLPDLGMTSLNDVLIDAERITAATRVPLLVDIDTGWGGAFNIARTIRAFERAGVAAVHMEDQVAQKRCGHRPNKAVVTLEEMCDRIKAAVDARENGEFVIMARTDALAVEGMESALERTAAYVAAGADMIFAEAVTELAQYDQFKQAAKVPILANMTEFGKTELFDKEQLAAHGVDMVLYPLSANRAANQAALNVYHHIRQDGHQRAVVETMQTRESLYDFLGYHHYEQTLDRLFTAKE; from the coding sequence ATGTCCAGTTTGCCCCCCTCGGCAGGGCTGCGTTTTCGCACCGCTCTTGCCAACGAAAAGCCACTACAGATCGTCGGCACCATCAACGCCTATATGGCGCTGATGGCCGAGCGCAGCGGCTTTCAGGCGCTCTACCTCTCGGGCGCCGGAGTCGCCAACGCCTCCTACGGCCTGCCGGATCTCGGCATGACCTCCCTCAACGATGTGCTGATCGATGCAGAGCGGATCACTGCTGCCACCCGAGTGCCGCTGCTGGTCGATATCGATACCGGCTGGGGCGGGGCATTCAACATCGCCCGCACCATTCGCGCGTTCGAGCGGGCCGGAGTCGCCGCCGTCCATATGGAAGATCAGGTCGCCCAAAAGCGCTGCGGTCATCGCCCCAACAAGGCGGTGGTCACGCTTGAGGAGATGTGTGATCGGATCAAGGCGGCAGTAGATGCTCGCGAGAATGGCGAGTTCGTCATCATGGCTCGCACCGATGCGCTGGCGGTAGAGGGGATGGAATCTGCTCTTGAGCGCACCGCCGCCTATGTGGCCGCCGGGGCCGACATGATCTTCGCCGAGGCGGTGACCGAACTGGCCCAGTACGACCAGTTCAAGCAAGCGGCCAAAGTACCGATCCTTGCCAACATGACAGAATTCGGCAAAACCGAGCTGTTTGACAAGGAGCAGCTCGCCGCCCACGGGGTCGACATGGTGCTCTATCCATTGAGTGCCAACCGCGCCGCCAATCAGGCCGCCCTCAACGTCTATCACCATATTCGCCAGGATGGCCATCAACGGGCCGTTGTGGAGACCATGCAGACCCGGGAGTCGCTCTACGACTTTCTCGGATATCACCACTACGAGCAGACACTGGATCGTCTGTTTACAGCCAAGGAATAG
- a CDS encoding MlaD family protein — translation MIGAEPVIEKRRWLSPVWLLPLIALLLAGGFLYQQIASRGQLIQINFAQGNGILPGKTQIRYQGVAIGVVQELELAEDGRRIAVLAKIDSRARPLIRKGSDFWLVSPKASLTEISGLDTLVSGNYINLQPGRESNPLQEKFDALDGPPPGYQAQGRMLHLTADSLGSVGIGAKLYFRGIEVGSVINTRLGQDNQNVILDLVIEPRFEHLVKADTRFWNISGIKGSFSLAGVSVEAGSLTSILSGGIAFDSPKASPESEKGQTFVLYKGLAEAARGKRIDIMAGDLPIKEGMPILFEGIEIGRVDPIHLTDKGRVVTALINPEQAYRITDKSQLVWESVSLSPTGVKNADRLLSGPAIRLDYVAGKEVARMALTDRAPQDGIKVTLQADDLAGLNQDAPIWYKGLQVGRISQLDLDGRGNASVALQIQPAYAHLLNRARFYRAAPLQIDADLSGIKVEASPASAWLSGGIKLVQASSGERINRLYPNQELALLGTRDAKPQRWLLKADQADGIGIGSPVLYLGLEAGKVKQLRAAKEGVEIELEIDGIYAPLLVRQPQFWKKPAIDTRVRVDGVQVKVGNLGTLLRGAIEFDYLANGRSSHQLFDNKEQAKAKIRTLSLVAENNPGLGVGSPIRYRGVDIGKIEQIELEPTLGQVIFKAELDGQYAERFLQSGARFTLVQAKLGLGEVAHLDTLIKGAFVEAEPGKGAGRNSFPLSQSGPAGLALTLKSPSVNGLSVGSPLLFRKMVVGSVTKVALARDGSEVVIDVNVEQEYAHLVRANSRFWNVSGVKADIGLTGGTIEVETVQSLLAGGIAFNTPEKEMGPTVKAGHSYTLYGKAEKEWQEWSPRIKP, via the coding sequence ATGATCGGGGCTGAACCCGTCATCGAAAAGCGCCGCTGGCTATCGCCAGTCTGGTTGTTACCACTCATCGCCCTGCTGCTGGCTGGCGGCTTTCTCTATCAACAGATAGCGAGCCGCGGCCAGCTTATCCAGATCAACTTTGCTCAGGGTAACGGCATCTTGCCGGGCAAGACCCAGATCCGTTATCAGGGGGTTGCCATCGGGGTGGTGCAGGAGCTGGAGCTGGCCGAGGATGGTCGCCGCATTGCGGTGCTGGCCAAGATTGACAGCCGTGCCCGCCCGCTTATTCGCAAGGGATCCGACTTCTGGCTGGTGAGCCCCAAGGCATCGCTGACCGAGATCTCCGGTCTCGATACCCTGGTCTCCGGTAACTACATCAACTTGCAACCGGGGCGCGAGAGCAACCCGCTGCAGGAGAAGTTTGATGCCCTCGACGGCCCTCCCCCCGGTTATCAGGCGCAGGGGCGGATGCTGCACCTCACCGCCGATTCGCTGGGCTCGGTCGGTATCGGTGCCAAGCTCTATTTCCGCGGCATCGAGGTGGGTAGCGTTATCAATACCCGCTTGGGTCAGGACAACCAGAACGTCATTCTGGATCTGGTGATCGAGCCTCGTTTTGAACATCTGGTCAAAGCCGATACCCGCTTCTGGAACATCAGTGGCATCAAGGGCTCTTTCAGTCTGGCGGGTGTCAGCGTTGAGGCTGGCAGCCTCACTTCAATTCTGAGCGGCGGCATCGCCTTTGACTCCCCCAAAGCGTCTCCCGAGTCGGAGAAAGGGCAAACCTTCGTCCTCTACAAGGGGCTGGCAGAAGCGGCGCGCGGCAAGCGCATCGATATCATGGCGGGCGATCTGCCCATCAAGGAGGGAATGCCTATTCTCTTCGAAGGGATCGAAATTGGTCGTGTTGATCCCATCCACCTTACTGACAAGGGTCGGGTGGTAACGGCACTGATCAATCCGGAGCAGGCATATCGCATCACCGACAAGAGTCAGCTGGTATGGGAGAGCGTTTCTCTCTCCCCGACCGGTGTGAAGAATGCCGATCGGCTGCTCTCTGGCCCCGCCATTCGCCTTGACTATGTGGCGGGCAAGGAAGTGGCCAGGATGGCGCTGACCGATCGGGCACCACAAGATGGCATCAAGGTGACATTGCAAGCGGACGATCTGGCAGGTCTTAATCAGGATGCTCCCATCTGGTACAAGGGGCTGCAGGTTGGTCGCATCAGCCAGCTCGATCTCGATGGGCGCGGCAATGCCAGCGTGGCCCTGCAGATCCAGCCCGCTTACGCCCATCTGTTGAACCGTGCCCGTTTCTATCGTGCTGCGCCGCTACAAATAGATGCTGATCTGAGCGGTATCAAGGTCGAGGCAAGCCCGGCCAGTGCCTGGCTGAGTGGTGGCATCAAGCTGGTGCAGGCGAGCAGCGGCGAGCGAATTAACCGCCTCTACCCCAATCAGGAGCTGGCGTTGCTCGGTACCCGTGATGCCAAGCCCCAGCGCTGGTTGCTCAAAGCGGATCAGGCGGACGGCATCGGCATCGGCTCTCCGGTGCTCTATCTGGGGTTGGAAGCGGGCAAGGTGAAACAGCTGCGCGCCGCCAAAGAGGGAGTGGAGATAGAGCTCGAGATTGACGGCATCTATGCCCCGCTCCTCGTCCGCCAGCCGCAATTCTGGAAAAAACCGGCCATCGACACCCGAGTTCGGGTCGATGGTGTGCAGGTAAAAGTGGGCAATCTTGGCACTCTGCTGCGCGGTGCCATCGAGTTCGACTATCTGGCAAATGGCCGCAGCAGCCATCAGCTGTTTGACAACAAGGAGCAAGCCAAGGCGAAGATCCGCACGCTGTCACTGGTGGCCGAGAACAACCCGGGGTTGGGGGTTGGCAGCCCGATCCGCTATCGCGGTGTCGATATCGGCAAGATTGAGCAGATTGAACTGGAGCCGACTCTAGGTCAGGTGATCTTCAAGGCAGAGCTGGATGGCCAGTACGCCGAGCGTTTCCTGCAATCCGGCGCGCGCTTTACCCTGGTGCAGGCCAAGCTGGGTCTGGGGGAGGTCGCCCATCTCGATACCCTGATCAAGGGGGCCTTTGTTGAGGCCGAGCCCGGTAAAGGGGCTGGTCGGAACAGCTTCCCTCTGAGCCAGAGCGGCCCTGCCGGTTTGGCCCTCACTCTGAAAAGCCCGTCGGTGAATGGCCTCTCGGTTGGCAGCCCGCTGCTGTTTCGCAAGATGGTGGTCGGCAGCGTTACCAAGGTGGCACTGGCCCGCGATGGCAGCGAGGTGGTGATCGACGTCAATGTGGAGCAGGAGTATGCCCATCTGGTGCGAGCCAACTCCCGCTTCTGGAATGTCTCCGGGGTCAAGGCGGACATTGGCCTGACCGGTGGCACTATCGAGGTCGAGACGGTGCAGAGCCTGCTTGCCGGCGGCATTGCCTTCAATACGCCGGAAAAAGAGATGGGGCCGACCGTCAAGGCCGGTCACAGCTATACCCTCTACGGCAAGGCCGAGAAGGAGTGGCAGGAGTGGAGCCCCCGCATCAAGCCATGA
- a CDS encoding paraquat-inducible protein A encodes MTSAREMGLCRCHTCGLLVRYQAGCVCPRCDSKLQVRIPHSLAWSWGLLALATFMLLPANLLPITHFYNKGLLQSDTIFSGILMLYRSKMSGIATIVLTASILVPVGKIIGLAWICWQLQRAKPVRRKRQLLMYRVIDFIGRWSMLDLFVISLMVALVDRGVMLSVRAGPGATAFAGVVVLTMMSARMLDTRLLWDKAAR; translated from the coding sequence ATGACCAGCGCCCGTGAGATGGGGCTCTGCCGCTGCCATACCTGCGGTCTGCTGGTGCGTTATCAGGCGGGATGCGTCTGCCCGCGTTGCGACAGCAAGCTGCAGGTGCGGATCCCTCATTCGCTTGCCTGGTCGTGGGGCTTGCTGGCGCTGGCCACCTTTATGCTGCTCCCCGCCAACCTGCTGCCCATCACCCACTTCTACAACAAGGGGCTATTGCAGTCGGATACCATCTTCAGCGGGATCCTGATGCTCTATCGCAGCAAGATGAGCGGGATTGCCACCATAGTGCTCACCGCCAGCATACTGGTGCCGGTGGGCAAGATAATCGGGTTGGCGTGGATCTGCTGGCAGCTGCAACGGGCCAAACCGGTGCGGCGCAAGCGCCAGCTCTTGATGTATCGGGTGATCGACTTTATCGGCCGCTGGTCGATGCTGGATCTGTTTGTCATTTCGCTGATGGTGGCGCTGGTCGATCGCGGCGTCATGCTGAGCGTCCGCGCTGGCCCGGGTGCCACCGCCTTTGCGGGCGTGGTGGTGTTGACCATGATGTCGGCCCGCATGCTCGATACCAGGCTGCTTTGGGACAAGGCGGCCCGTTGA
- a CDS encoding bifunctional 2-methylcitrate dehydratase/aconitate hydratase, protein MSANVDVNHRPDPDQVLVDIADYVCNHPITSKAALDTARYCLMDTLGCGLLALRFPECTKHLGPIVPGTVVPHGARVPGTQLCLDPVKAAWDIGAIIRWLDYNDTWLAAEWGHPSDNLGGILATADWLSRTRVAEGKAPLTMADVLVAMVKAHEIQGVLALENSFNRVGLDHVVLVKVASTAVVTHMLGGSRDQVIDAVSQAWVDGQSLRTYRHAPNAGSRKSWAAGDATSRAVRLALITMSGEMGYPGVLSAPKWGFYDVLFKGNQFALHQGYGSYVMENVLFKISYPAEFHAQTAVECAMKLHGQVKGRLDEIDRIELTTHESAIRIISKVGALNNPADRDHCLQYMVAVPLIFGRLIAEDYEDDVAADPRIDALRGKMVVQEDKRYSREYLEADKRSIANAIQIFFKDGTHTAKVEVEYPVGHRRRREEGIPLLVEKFQHNLATRFPAKRVSDILALCQDGPRLAATPVHAFMDLLVI, encoded by the coding sequence ATGTCCGCCAACGTCGACGTCAACCACAGACCAGACCCCGATCAGGTGCTGGTCGATATTGCCGATTATGTCTGCAACCACCCCATTACCAGCAAGGCGGCTCTCGACACCGCCCGCTACTGCCTGATGGACACGCTCGGCTGTGGCCTCTTGGCCCTGCGCTTCCCCGAGTGCACCAAGCACCTTGGCCCCATCGTACCCGGTACTGTCGTGCCCCATGGTGCCCGGGTGCCCGGTACCCAGCTCTGCCTCGACCCGGTCAAGGCAGCCTGGGATATCGGTGCCATCATCCGCTGGCTCGATTACAACGACACCTGGCTGGCCGCCGAGTGGGGTCACCCCTCCGACAATCTGGGCGGTATTCTCGCCACCGCCGACTGGCTCTCCCGTACTCGCGTGGCCGAAGGCAAGGCGCCGCTCACCATGGCCGATGTGCTGGTGGCCATGGTCAAAGCCCACGAAATTCAGGGGGTGCTGGCGCTGGAGAACTCCTTCAATCGGGTAGGTCTCGATCACGTGGTACTGGTCAAGGTTGCCAGCACCGCAGTGGTAACCCATATGCTGGGGGGCAGCCGCGATCAGGTGATCGATGCGGTCTCCCAGGCCTGGGTCGATGGCCAGAGCCTGCGTACCTACCGTCATGCCCCCAATGCGGGGTCGCGCAAGAGCTGGGCGGCGGGGGATGCAACCTCTCGCGCAGTGCGCCTCGCCCTGATCACCATGAGCGGCGAAATGGGCTATCCCGGCGTACTGAGCGCGCCAAAATGGGGTTTCTACGATGTGCTGTTCAAGGGCAATCAGTTCGCCTTGCATCAGGGGTACGGCAGCTATGTGATGGAGAACGTGCTGTTCAAGATCTCCTATCCCGCCGAGTTCCATGCCCAGACCGCGGTAGAGTGCGCCATGAAGCTGCATGGGCAGGTTAAGGGGCGGCTCGACGAGATAGACCGTATCGAGCTCACCACCCATGAGTCGGCCATTCGCATCATCAGTAAGGTCGGCGCCCTCAACAACCCGGCCGATCGGGATCACTGCCTGCAGTACATGGTGGCGGTGCCGCTCATCTTCGGTCGCCTGATTGCCGAGGATTACGAGGACGATGTTGCCGCCGATCCCCGCATCGACGCGCTACGCGGCAAGATGGTGGTGCAGGAGGACAAGCGTTACAGCCGCGAATATCTGGAGGCGGACAAGCGCTCCATTGCCAACGCCATCCAGATCTTCTTCAAGGACGGTACTCACACCGCCAAGGTGGAGGTGGAGTACCCGGTCGGCCATCGTCGCCGCCGGGAGGAGGGGATCCCGCTGCTGGTGGAGAAATTCCAGCACAACCTGGCCACCCGCTTCCCGGCGAAACGAGTCAGCGACATCCTTGCTCTCTGTCAAGATGGGCCGCGGCTTGCCGCCACCCCGGTACACGCCTTTATGGATCTGCTGGTGATCTGA
- the prpC gene encoding bifunctional 2-methylcitrate synthase/citrate synthase, with the protein MGQQKPLGGAGLRGQSAGETSICTVGKSGTGLTYRGYDIKELADSAQFEEVAYLLLKGELPSNQQLADYKRELRRLRTLPAALLEVLERIPADAHPMDVLRTGCSMLGDLEPEDGFEHEHEVADRLLAAFPGILIYWYKFSHEGVRIALDSDEECIGGHFLALLHQKAPSELERRVMHVSLILYAEHEFNASTFAARVCASTLSDMFSCITAAIGTLRGPLHGGANEAAMAMIEDWQDETQARRELLAKLAAKEKIMGFGHAIYRTSDPRNVIIKEWSAKLAEAVGDDRLYRVSCEAEKVMWEEKELFPNADFFHASAYHYMGIPTKLFTPIFVCSRVTGWCAHVMEQREHNRIIRPSADYVGPAPRHFVSLQQR; encoded by the coding sequence ATGGGACAACAGAAACCGTTGGGTGGGGCTGGTCTGCGCGGCCAAAGCGCAGGGGAGACCAGTATCTGCACAGTAGGCAAGAGTGGCACCGGTCTTACCTATCGCGGTTACGACATCAAGGAGCTGGCCGATAGCGCCCAGTTCGAGGAGGTCGCCTATCTGCTGCTCAAGGGGGAGCTGCCGAGTAACCAGCAACTGGCTGACTACAAACGCGAGCTGCGCCGCTTGCGCACGTTGCCGGCGGCGCTGCTGGAGGTGCTGGAGCGCATTCCCGCCGATGCTCACCCCATGGATGTGCTGCGCACTGGCTGCTCCATGCTCGGCGATCTGGAGCCGGAAGATGGTTTCGAGCATGAACACGAAGTGGCGGATCGGCTGCTGGCCGCCTTTCCGGGTATTCTGATCTACTGGTACAAGTTCAGTCACGAAGGAGTTCGCATCGCCCTTGACAGCGACGAGGAGTGTATCGGCGGCCACTTTCTGGCCCTGCTACACCAGAAGGCGCCAAGCGAGCTGGAGCGTCGGGTGATGCATGTCTCCCTCATCCTCTACGCCGAGCATGAGTTCAACGCCTCCACCTTTGCCGCGCGAGTCTGCGCATCGACCCTTTCCGACATGTTCTCCTGCATCACCGCCGCCATCGGCACCCTGCGCGGCCCGCTCCATGGCGGGGCCAACGAGGCTGCCATGGCGATGATCGAAGATTGGCAAGATGAGACGCAGGCAAGGCGCGAACTGCTGGCCAAGCTGGCGGCCAAGGAGAAGATCATGGGCTTTGGCCACGCCATCTATCGCACCTCGGATCCGCGCAACGTCATCATCAAGGAGTGGTCGGCCAAACTTGCCGAGGCGGTGGGGGATGATCGTCTCTATCGCGTCTCCTGTGAGGCGGAGAAGGTGATGTGGGAGGAGAAAGAGCTCTTTCCCAACGCCGACTTCTTCCACGCCAGCGCCTATCACTACATGGGGATCCCGACCAAGCTGTTCACCCCCATCTTCGTCTGCTCACGGGTCACCGGCTGGTGCGCCCACGTGATGGAGCAGCGCGAGCACAACCGGATCATCCGCCCGAGCGCCGATTATGTCGGCCCGGCCCCCCGTCACTTTGTCTCTCTACAACAACGATAA
- a CDS encoding FFLEELY motif protein, whose product MTHQSHSPDDESTLGQLYRQLNRVAALREQMRSHPQDMQDRDCLRQWQADRLGRTHRDLLDSDRYGPAARFFLTDLYGPGDSARRDADVMRVMPTAERLLPESGHKVLAQAIELDALSEELDYLMVVALRRIGGLNPITAEHYTIAYRAVGEQARREHQIALVSQLGMTLERLARKPLLGATLKLVSGPAHLAGLGELFSFVERGYQVCHHMERANEFLETIANRETAIMTALFSGDSSVLA is encoded by the coding sequence ATGACCCATCAATCCCACTCCCCCGATGACGAGAGCACCCTTGGTCAGCTCTATCGCCAGCTCAATCGGGTGGCCGCTTTGCGCGAGCAGATGCGCAGCCATCCGCAAGATATGCAGGATCGGGACTGCTTGCGTCAGTGGCAGGCCGACCGACTGGGGCGCACCCACAGGGATTTGCTGGATAGCGACCGTTATGGGCCGGCCGCCCGCTTCTTTCTGACCGATCTCTACGGGCCGGGTGACAGCGCTCGCCGCGATGCCGACGTGATGCGGGTGATGCCAACTGCAGAGCGGCTGTTGCCGGAGTCCGGCCACAAGGTGCTGGCACAGGCGATCGAGCTCGACGCCCTCTCCGAAGAGCTCGATTACCTGATGGTGGTGGCGCTGCGCCGCATTGGCGGGCTCAATCCCATTACTGCCGAACACTACACCATCGCCTATCGCGCCGTGGGTGAGCAGGCGCGTCGGGAGCATCAGATTGCGCTGGTGAGCCAGCTTGGCATGACGCTGGAACGGCTGGCGAGAAAACCGCTGCTGGGGGCAACCCTCAAGCTGGTCTCGGGCCCGGCCCATCTGGCGGGGCTTGGCGAGCTTTTCTCCTTTGTCGAGCGGGGCTATCAGGTGTGTCATCACATGGAGCGTGCCAACGAGTTTCTTGAAACCATCGCCAATCGCGAGACGGCCATCATGACGGCGCTCTTTAGCGGTGATAGCAGCGTGCTGGCTTAA